A single genomic interval of Alistipes sp. ZOR0009 harbors:
- a CDS encoding SusC/RagA family TonB-linked outer membrane protein, whose amino-acid sequence MRSRIGCNLQNGIRCVVRDVRCLLSLIFVLIFLSISVTSNAQVHRISLNYKNTALGTILRDIGSQASMLVVYNNEDVNSSNLVSISVHDERLEFVLSKLLRGTNLTFSIEDNHIILSQKSSLKAAVKEKFLLKGVVKDVKGEKLIGVNVSVKGTSWGTTTDINGNFSLQVSVGDVLNISYVGFVTQLIAVKGGAFINIILSEDSKTLNEVVITALGIKRQQNALSYNIQEVESNELTEVKDPNFVNSLTGKIAGVSINASASGIGGATRILMRGPKSINGNNNALYVIDGIPLINNSNGETVGEYSMQPRGEGISDINPEDIESISILTGAAAAALYGSNAANGAIIITTKSGNAGTTHLTISSNVDFLNPFVMPEFQYTYGNDSGIYASWGKKMASKSANISNHFFNTGVNVQNAVSLSLGNAKTQTYLSLATTNTSGIIPNNKYNRYNFTYRNTSSFIDGKMLFDIGFCYIIQNDRNMMAQGKYFNPLTAIYTFPRSEDFHDIQIYERYDPNRNINVQYWPYGDQGLNMQNPYWIVNRNVYENKKTRYMLNSSLKYNLNKWLSVTGRVRVDNAVNKYTKKYYAGTIGLFSGPKGFYMNQDDDDRQLYADAILNINRVFTQLSVSANLGTSISYSKLIMFGIQGPLKDVPNFFSANNVDIQGRDAKIYDKIGPSNIMTPSVFTNMEIGWKNMAFLTLTGRNDWSSTLVDMPTKSFFYPSVGFSMLLNRLVNLPKSIPYLKLRVSWASVGSAIPPYISIPTYQKDNSSGQWKTTTYMPIDRLYPERTNSWEVGFNSKFFENAVGLDFTFYKSNTTKQTFNMPISTSSGYDSWFVQTGNVENMGVELGLKFSTNWDNLKWTSSVVYSQNKNRIVKLFDSNLIDPMGNPVKIDKISKGGIGSSDIILTEGGTIGDLYTKTELKHNGDGSIMVGADGNLFVDANTIKEVGSSLPKCNFGYNNEFTWNGFNLGFMFSARFGGKVISATQAVLDGFGVTKETEIARDNGGVLVNGNRFDAQRWYETIGRGGVFSHYVFSATNVRLQEVLFGYTFPSSWFGDKMNVNLSFVGRNLWMIYCKAPFDPELTPSTGTFYQGIDYFMQPSLRKVGFSLKFQF is encoded by the coding sequence ATGAGAAGTAGAATAGGCTGTAATCTACAAAATGGGATTAGATGTGTAGTAAGGGATGTTAGGTGTCTCTTGTCGTTGATTTTTGTACTTATATTCTTGTCTATTTCGGTAACTTCCAATGCTCAAGTACATAGGATAAGCTTAAATTATAAAAATACTGCACTTGGAACTATTCTGAGGGATATTGGAAGCCAAGCCTCTATGTTGGTAGTGTATAATAATGAGGATGTTAATTCGTCTAATTTGGTTTCTATTAGCGTCCATGATGAAAGGCTTGAATTCGTTTTATCGAAACTTCTTAGAGGAACTAACTTAACCTTTTCAATAGAAGACAACCATATTATACTATCTCAAAAGTCGTCTTTAAAAGCTGCTGTAAAAGAAAAGTTTCTGTTAAAAGGGGTTGTAAAAGATGTAAAAGGAGAAAAATTAATAGGTGTAAATGTAAGCGTTAAAGGAACCTCGTGGGGGACAACAACAGACATAAATGGGAACTTTAGCCTACAGGTATCAGTGGGCGACGTTCTAAACATTTCATATGTAGGGTTTGTCACTCAGCTGATAGCAGTGAAGGGAGGGGCCTTTATTAATATTATTTTAAGTGAAGATTCTAAAACACTTAATGAAGTTGTTATTACGGCTCTCGGGATTAAAAGACAGCAAAACGCATTAAGCTATAATATCCAAGAGGTAGAATCTAATGAATTGACAGAAGTCAAAGATCCTAACTTTGTAAACTCATTAACTGGTAAAATTGCTGGTGTCTCTATAAATGCCTCTGCATCTGGAATTGGAGGAGCAACTCGAATTTTGATGAGAGGTCCAAAATCAATAAATGGGAATAATAATGCCCTATATGTAATAGATGGAATTCCGTTAATTAATAATAGCAACGGAGAAACTGTAGGCGAGTATAGCATGCAGCCTAGAGGTGAGGGGATTTCAGATATTAATCCGGAAGATATTGAAAGCATTTCGATACTAACAGGTGCCGCTGCAGCAGCGCTATACGGCAGTAATGCGGCAAATGGAGCTATAATTATAACAACAAAATCGGGCAATGCAGGTACTACTCATTTAACGATATCGAGCAATGTTGATTTCTTGAATCCTTTTGTAATGCCTGAATTTCAGTATACGTATGGGAATGATAGCGGAATTTATGCTAGCTGGGGAAAGAAAATGGCGTCTAAATCGGCAAATATTTCAAATCATTTTTTTAATACAGGAGTTAATGTTCAAAATGCAGTTTCTCTTTCACTCGGGAATGCAAAAACTCAGACATACCTATCATTGGCTACAACCAATACCAGCGGTATTATTCCTAATAATAAGTATAATAGGTACAATTTTACTTATAGAAATACATCTTCTTTTATTGATGGCAAAATGCTATTTGATATAGGGTTCTGCTATATTATACAGAATGATCGAAACATGATGGCTCAAGGAAAGTACTTCAACCCCTTAACGGCTATTTATACATTCCCTAGGAGTGAAGATTTTCATGATATTCAAATCTATGAGCGGTATGATCCTAATCGAAATATAAATGTGCAGTACTGGCCATACGGCGATCAAGGATTAAATATGCAAAACCCCTACTGGATTGTTAATAGAAATGTGTATGAGAATAAGAAAACCCGGTATATGCTTAACTCTAGCCTTAAATATAATCTTAATAAATGGTTAAGCGTAACGGGAAGGGTGCGTGTTGACAATGCAGTAAACAAGTATACAAAAAAATATTATGCTGGTACTATAGGCTTATTCTCGGGGCCTAAGGGGTTTTATATGAATCAGGATGATGATGATCGGCAGCTGTATGCGGATGCTATTTTAAATATAAATAGGGTATTTACTCAGCTTAGCGTTTCTGCAAATCTCGGTACTTCTATTTCGTATAGTAAGCTTATCATGTTTGGAATACAGGGCCCATTAAAAGATGTGCCTAATTTCTTTTCTGCCAATAATGTGGATATTCAAGGTCGCGATGCAAAAATATATGATAAAATAGGGCCTTCGAACATCATGACTCCGTCTGTTTTTACAAATATGGAGATTGGATGGAAGAATATGGCATTTTTGACGCTTACAGGCAGGAACGACTGGAGCTCTACACTGGTTGATATGCCAACAAAAAGTTTCTTTTATCCTTCTGTTGGATTTTCTATGCTGCTCAATAGGTTGGTTAATCTGCCTAAAAGTATACCTTATCTCAAACTCCGTGTTTCATGGGCCTCTGTTGGTTCTGCAATACCACCATATATAAGTATTCCTACTTATCAAAAGGATAATTCCTCGGGACAATGGAAAACAACAACGTACATGCCAATAGATAGGTTGTACCCAGAGCGAACTAACTCGTGGGAGGTTGGCTTTAATTCCAAGTTTTTTGAAAATGCTGTAGGTTTGGATTTTACATTCTACAAGTCGAATACCACAAAACAAACCTTTAATATGCCCATATCTACATCTTCTGGGTACGATTCGTGGTTTGTTCAAACTGGGAATGTCGAAAACATGGGGGTTGAGCTAGGTCTGAAGTTTAGTACGAATTGGGATAACTTAAAATGGACTTCCAGCGTTGTTTATAGCCAGAATAAAAATCGAATAGTAAAACTTTTTGATTCCAATCTGATTGATCCGATGGGAAATCCTGTGAAGATTGATAAAATTAGTAAAGGAGGAATTGGATCGTCAGATATAATACTAACAGAAGGGGGAACCATTGGAGATCTTTATACCAAAACAGAGTTAAAGCATAATGGAGATGGATCGATAATGGTTGGTGCAGACGGAAACCTATTTGTTGATGCCAATACAATAAAGGAAGTCGGATCATCATTGCCCAAATGCAATTTTGGATACAATAATGAATTTACTTGGAATGGATTCAACTTGGGATTTATGTTTTCTGCTCGTTTTGGTGGAAAGGTTATATCTGCAACGCAGGCTGTTCTTGATGGTTTTGGAGTGACTAAGGAAACCGAAATAGCGAGAGATAATGGCGGGGTATTGGTTAATGGTAATCGATTTGATGCTCAGCGATGGTATGAAACAATTGGCAGGGGAGGCGTCTTTTCTCACTATGTTTTTAGTGCTACTAACGTTCGGTTACAGGAAGTCCTATTTGGATATACCTTTCCAAGCTCCTGGTTTGGGGATAAAATGAATGTCAATTTATCCTTTGTAGGAAGAAACCTTTGGATGATTTACTGTAAGGCTCCTTTCGATCCAGAGTTAACACCTTCTACAGGTACATTTTATCAAGGTATTGACTATTTTATGCAGCCTAGCTTGCGAAAAGTCGGATTTAGCTTGAAGTTTCAATTTTAA
- a CDS encoding RagB/SusD family nutrient uptake outer membrane protein, translating into MFRDLNTDETQLTPDLMNGDNYKLGAFFPQMQEIVNPVQENDYQMCNNLIGDVYGRYMSITNDGWKNNFATFNAPSLWINYPFIAAFTKIYGPWILIKKETKGEGAYFAWAQILRVAAFHRITDMYGPIPYSKAGRGAASVEYDSQEDAYKAMFADLTNAINILTEYVSLNKGVSPLAAFDEVYGGDFVKWIKFANSLKLRMAMRIVYADEVLAKRMALEAINHPIGVIKKNSDNAFISFPRNPINVMWDAYTDTRVCADIVSYMKGYQDPRMEKYFQPSEINGQKGYFGLRSGISIPSKAWALKYSAPIANPSDKLLWMNAAEVSFLLAEGALRGWDVGGSVEKLYEESVRLSFEQYGLMNADAYLSNDSSKPLDYVDPHGLFSESSQSSITIKWKSTASFEEKLERIITQKWIAIWPLGLEAWSEQRRTGYPRFMPVKLNASGDASLTVNLARRIPFPPDEMENNRVNYNVAVEMLKGEDSYSTKLWWDKK; encoded by the coding sequence ATGTTCCGTGATCTAAATACGGATGAAACCCAGCTGACTCCCGATTTAATGAACGGAGATAACTATAAGTTGGGGGCTTTTTTCCCTCAAATGCAGGAAATTGTAAATCCAGTTCAAGAAAACGACTATCAAATGTGCAATAATTTGATCGGAGATGTATATGGTCGGTACATGAGTATAACCAATGATGGATGGAAAAACAATTTTGCAACGTTCAACGCTCCTAGCTTATGGATAAACTATCCTTTTATAGCAGCATTCACCAAGATATACGGCCCTTGGATTTTAATAAAGAAGGAGACTAAAGGGGAAGGCGCCTACTTTGCATGGGCGCAAATACTGAGGGTGGCTGCTTTTCATCGAATTACAGATATGTACGGACCAATACCTTATTCTAAAGCAGGCAGAGGTGCCGCATCTGTAGAGTATGACTCTCAAGAGGATGCTTATAAAGCAATGTTTGCAGATTTGACAAACGCGATCAATATTCTAACGGAATATGTTAGCCTTAATAAAGGAGTTAGTCCATTAGCTGCTTTCGACGAAGTGTATGGGGGCGATTTTGTGAAATGGATAAAGTTTGCCAACTCACTAAAGCTGCGAATGGCAATGCGTATTGTCTATGCAGATGAGGTGTTGGCAAAAAGGATGGCGTTAGAGGCAATTAACCATCCTATTGGTGTAATAAAAAAGAACTCAGATAATGCATTTATATCATTCCCCCGGAATCCAATTAATGTAATGTGGGATGCATATACAGACACTCGTGTATGTGCTGATATCGTTTCTTATATGAAAGGATATCAGGATCCTCGGATGGAAAAATATTTTCAACCGAGCGAGATAAATGGTCAAAAAGGCTACTTTGGGCTGCGGAGTGGTATTTCAATTCCAAGTAAAGCTTGGGCGTTGAAGTATTCAGCCCCAATAGCCAACCCTTCTGATAAACTTTTGTGGATGAATGCCGCCGAGGTTTCATTTTTGCTTGCAGAAGGTGCCCTAAGAGGTTGGGATGTGGGAGGCAGCGTCGAAAAGCTGTATGAAGAAAGTGTGCGGTTGTCGTTTGAGCAGTATGGGCTAATGAATGCTGATGCTTACCTAAGCAACGATAGCTCAAAACCTTTAGATTATGTTGATCCACATGGGTTGTTCTCAGAGTCATCTCAAAGTTCCATTACTATAAAATGGAAATCTACGGCCTCTTTTGAGGAGAAACTGGAAAGAATTATAACTCAAAAATGGATTGCCATTTGGCCATTGGGGTTGGAAGCATGGAGCGAGCAGCGTAGAACTGGATATCCTCGCTTTATGCCTGTGAAGTTAAATGCCAGTGGCGATGCTTCTCTAACTGTAAACTTAGCTCGTCGTATCCCTTTTCCTCCCGACGAGATGGAAAATAATAGGGTTAACTACAATGTTGCTGTAGAGATGCTAAAAGGTGAGGACTCTTATAGTACGAAGCTTTGGTGGGACAAAAAATAA
- a CDS encoding DUF4838 domain-containing protein, with the protein MSRFVGKILGVLLLLMLGATPFYGQVTLVKNGKCSRIVVASSDPNDFKAALLLQDFVGRISGVKMPLVKGVQNHKWSKNDVVVGGGNDILSKREATAFSRLKENGFLLSSKDGFLKIVGGGAKGSIYGVVTLLENCFGVSYWGEKEVSVPHQKSVIVPDTCIIDNPVFRYRQTGCYAARTDSIYKLWYRLDEPEEVFAGGLWVHTFDKLLPSDVYGKEHPEYYSYFKGKRHPGKASQWCLTNPEVFEIVAKRIDSIFKANPDKHIISVSQNDGNYTNCTCDNCRAIDNREGALSGSLIWFLNKLAARFPDKEFSTLAYLYTMNPPAHIKPQPNVNIMLCDIDCDREVSLTENRSGKEFVKAMKGWAAITNNIFVWDYGINFDGYLSPFPNFHILQDNIQLFRDHHASMHHSQIAGSKGGDFAELRAYLVSKLMWNPNVNVDSLMHHFLNGYYGKAGPYIYQYIKVMEGALIGSGQRLWIYDSPVSHKKGMLKPELMRRYNELFDKAEQEVASDSVILKRVQRTRLPLQFSALEIARTETEKDLDQVANALNLFERRVKELDIPTLNERNNSPLEYCNLYRLRYMPQKVRSLAQGAKIVYNVEPTGRYKQVGEQALTDGLFGGSTFVESWVGWEGIDASFTVDLGAQTEFRVVETDFLHQLGAWILFPRKVVYSYSNDGVTYKHWETHELPEDKSVEVKFKGVRSTSDTPIKARFIKVDVTATKECPTWHYGVGHPSWMFIDEVSVF; encoded by the coding sequence ATGAGCCGTTTTGTTGGGAAAATCTTAGGAGTGTTACTCCTGCTAATGTTGGGGGCTACGCCTTTTTATGGGCAGGTTACCCTAGTTAAAAATGGAAAATGTTCGCGAATCGTGGTTGCTTCAAGCGATCCAAACGACTTCAAGGCAGCCCTTTTGCTTCAGGATTTTGTAGGCCGAATTAGCGGGGTAAAGATGCCGTTAGTTAAAGGCGTTCAAAACCACAAGTGGAGTAAAAATGATGTGGTTGTAGGTGGAGGTAACGACATTCTTTCAAAAAGAGAGGCAACCGCCTTTTCGAGGCTGAAGGAGAATGGCTTTCTCCTCTCATCTAAGGATGGTTTTTTGAAGATTGTTGGAGGAGGCGCAAAAGGTTCTATCTATGGAGTAGTTACGCTGCTCGAAAATTGTTTTGGGGTAAGCTACTGGGGAGAGAAAGAAGTTTCTGTCCCTCATCAAAAGAGCGTAATCGTACCCGATACCTGCATTATTGACAATCCTGTATTTCGTTACCGTCAAACTGGATGCTATGCTGCTCGAACAGACTCAATTTATAAGCTTTGGTATCGATTAGATGAGCCAGAGGAGGTCTTTGCTGGAGGCTTATGGGTGCATACTTTTGATAAGTTGCTGCCTTCGGACGTTTATGGGAAGGAGCATCCCGAGTATTACTCTTACTTTAAAGGCAAGAGGCATCCTGGTAAGGCAAGCCAATGGTGCTTAACCAATCCGGAGGTTTTTGAAATCGTAGCAAAGCGCATTGATTCAATCTTTAAGGCAAATCCAGATAAGCATATCATATCCGTAAGCCAGAACGATGGGAATTATACGAACTGTACCTGCGATAATTGTCGGGCAATAGATAATCGTGAGGGTGCTCTATCGGGTAGCCTTATTTGGTTTCTTAATAAGCTTGCGGCTCGTTTCCCGGATAAGGAGTTTTCTACGTTGGCTTACCTCTACACCATGAATCCACCAGCGCATATAAAGCCGCAGCCAAATGTGAACATCATGCTTTGCGATATAGATTGCGATCGGGAGGTTTCGCTGACAGAAAACCGATCGGGGAAGGAGTTTGTAAAGGCGATGAAGGGATGGGCTGCTATTACCAATAACATCTTTGTATGGGATTACGGTATTAATTTCGATGGATACCTTTCGCCATTCCCGAACTTCCATATTTTGCAGGATAATATTCAGCTGTTTCGCGATCATCATGCCTCCATGCACCATTCGCAGATTGCAGGAAGCAAAGGAGGCGACTTTGCAGAGCTTCGCGCATATTTGGTTTCCAAGCTAATGTGGAATCCCAACGTAAACGTCGATTCGTTGATGCACCATTTCCTTAACGGTTACTACGGGAAGGCTGGTCCTTATATTTACCAGTATATAAAGGTTATGGAGGGCGCTTTAATTGGTAGTGGACAGCGTTTGTGGATCTATGATTCTCCTGTATCTCACAAAAAGGGGATGCTTAAGCCTGAACTTATGCGTCGCTACAACGAGCTGTTCGATAAGGCAGAGCAGGAGGTTGCTTCCGACAGCGTGATCTTAAAGCGAGTTCAGCGTACGAGGTTGCCGCTGCAGTTTTCTGCGTTGGAAATTGCCAGAACAGAGACCGAAAAGGATCTCGATCAGGTTGCCAATGCGTTAAACCTGTTTGAAAGAAGGGTGAAAGAGCTAGATATCCCAACGCTTAACGAGCGCAACAACTCGCCTTTGGAGTATTGCAATTTATATCGCTTAAGGTATATGCCACAAAAGGTTCGCAGCTTGGCGCAGGGGGCTAAGATCGTATATAACGTCGAGCCAACGGGAAGATACAAGCAGGTGGGCGAGCAGGCCTTAACCGATGGCCTTTTTGGTGGGTCTACATTTGTGGAGAGCTGGGTTGGCTGGGAAGGTATCGACGCCTCCTTTACGGTTGATTTGGGAGCGCAAACGGAGTTTAGGGTTGTCGAAACGGACTTCTTACATCAGCTTGGCGCGTGGATATTATTCCCTCGCAAGGTGGTGTACTCCTACTCGAATGATGGTGTTACCTACAAGCATTGGGAAACCCACGAGCTGCCCGAGGACAAATCGGTGGAGGTGAAGTTTAAAGGTGTTAGAAGCACCTCCGATACACCCATCAAGGCTCGGTTTATTAAGGTTGATGTTACCGCTACCAAGGAATGCCCAACGTGGCATTATGGGGTGGGGCATCCTTCTTGGATGTTTATCGACGAGGTATCCGTTTTTTGA